A single region of the Vicia villosa cultivar HV-30 ecotype Madison, WI linkage group LG4, Vvil1.0, whole genome shotgun sequence genome encodes:
- the LOC131594872 gene encoding probable translation initiation factor eIF-2B subunit delta — MDTRRASRVVTDPKVRRVGFFAHPEPDSPPLTDSPQSDPISPVIIPPPRQLTERTAAVPVPDSKFRRQELDDQVPVGSYNPSQSLLGTSPTDSISSSSAGFINGEFSEDRSGVGWFRGSELSFPGGGLDLPREILAENIFPAVAVTVKNLPGDTEKREEAVKEVYPDPLSVSKPLKEKTSKAERRALQEAQRAAKAASKANGSSAVAESGKAALTKSKKQSSQKKDGPPVTSSVTIDNKSGNRPLEKERKKEAPPQQLQYDDQNRVEKAKRRALVNQTEARNRVELFRHLPQYEHGAQVPNLESKLFQLDSVHPAVFKVGLRYMAGDIAGVNARCIEMLKALQEAIIDYSTPPEKVLIRDLTAKISSYISFISECRPLSISMGNAIRFVKSRIARLPLSHTDAEAKAALCSDIDRFIYEKIIVAEKVIIGHANAKVRDGDVLLTYGLSCVVEMILISAHDLGKQFRVVVVDSRPKFESQALLTRLMAKGLSCTYTHINAVSYIMHEVTKVFLGASAILSNGTVLSRIGTACIAMVAHEFRVPVLICCETFKFHERVLLDSIGCNEIGDPGAVATVPGRMDINYLNNWANEKNLQLLNLMYDVTPSDYVSVIVTEHGMIPPTSVPVIVREYGQEHYLI, encoded by the exons ATGGACACTCGACGCGCCTCACGGGTCGTTACCGACCCCAAAGTAAGGCGCGTTGGTTTCTTTGCTCACCCCGAACCCGATTCCCCGCCACTTACGGACTCTCCACAATCCGACCCGATATCCCCCGTCATTATTCCGCCTCCACGTCAGCTTACCGAACGAACCGCTGCCGTACCCGTTCCCGATTCCAAGTTCCGACGCCAGGAACTCGACGATCAGGTGCCGGTTGGGAGCTACAATCCCTCACAATCGTTGCTTGGAACCTCGCCCACGGATTCGATTTCTTCTAGCAGTGCCGGGTTCATTAACGGAGAGTTCTCTGAGGATCGCTCTGGTGTTGGATGGTTTCGTGGCAGCGAGTTAAGTTTCCCTGGCGGAGGGTTGGATTTGCCGCGTGAAATTTTGGCGGAAAATATCTTTCCTGCTGTAGCGGTGACTGTGAAAAATCTTCCAGGAGATACTG agaagagagaagaggctGTTAAAGAAGTATACCCTGATCCACTGTCAGTTTCAAAGCCATTGAAAGAAAAAACTTCAAAGGCTGAAAGACGAGCCTTGCAGGAGGCACAAAGAGCTGCAAAAGCTGCTTCTAAAG CTAATGGAAGTTCTGCAGTTGCTGAATCTGGCAAAGCCGCCCTAACTAAAAGTAAAAAGCAGTCTTCACAAAAGAAAGATGGTCCTCCAGTTACATCGTCAGTCACTATTGATAACAAATCTGGGAATCGTCCTTTGGAGAAAGAGAGGAAAAAAGAGGCCCCTCCTCAACAATTGCAATATGATGATCAAAACAGAGTGGAAAAAGCTAAAAGGCGTGCACTGGTAAATCAAACTGAAGCAAGAAACAGAGTTGAATTGTTTCGGCATTTGCCTCAATATGAACATGGGGCTCAGGTTCCTAATCTTGAGTCAAAACTTTTCCAACTTGACTCCGTGCATCCTGCTGTGTTCAAG GTCGGATTACGTTATATGGCCGGAGATATAGCAGGGGTTAATGCTCGTTGTATCGAAATGCTTAAAGCACTTCAGGAAGCTATTATAGACTACTCCACTCCACCTGAAAAAGTACTTATTAGAGATTTAACTGCAAAAATCAGtagttatatttcatttattAGTGAATGCAGACCACTTTCTATCAGCATGGGAAATGCAATTAGGTTTGTGAAGAGTCGAATAGCCAGGTTGCCCTTGAGTCATACTGATGCTGAGGCAAAAGCAGCACTTTGTTCTGATATTGACCGATTcatttatgaaaaaataattgTTGCGGAAAAGGTTATTATTGGACACGCCAATGCCAAAGTAAGGGATGGAGATGTTCTTCTTACATATGGACTGTCTTGTGTTGTTGAGATGATTCTCATATCTGCCCACGATCTTGGGAAACAATTCCGAGTTGTGGTGGTAGATTCAAGGCCCAAGTTTGAAAGTCAGGCCTTACTTACTAGGCTTATGGCCAAGGGTCTGAGTTGCACGTATACTCATATAAATGCTGTTTCGTATATTATGCATGAGGTCACAAAAGTTTTTCTGGGAGCTTCTGCTATTCTTTCTAATGGAACTGTACTTTCAAGGATTGGGACAGCATGTATTGCAATGGTGGCTCATGAATTTCGTGTTCCTGTATTAATCTGTTGTGAAACTTTTAAGTTTCATGAAAGAGTGCTACTTGATTCAATAGGTTGCAATGAAATAG GTGACCCTGGTGCTGTTGCCACAGTTCCTGGAAGAATGGATATCAATTATCTTAACAATTGGGCAAATGAAAAGAATTTGCAGCTTTTGAATTTAAT GTATGATGTTACTCCTTCAGATTATGTCTCAGTTATTGTTACGGAGCATGGAATG ATCCCTCCTACAAGTGTGCCTGTGATCGTGCGTGAGTATGGACAAGAGCATTATTTGATATAG
- the LOC131594873 gene encoding uncharacterized protein LOC131594873 isoform X2 → MDVKKIVVVVEDEDAARTALKWALLNIIRYGDIITLLHVYNSNSNTGSKGRSRSRARVLRLKGFRLALSFQDICNNYPNTKVEIIVTEGDQEGTKIAATVREIGASMLVLGLHDHSFLYKFTMAHPHNNLNCRVVAIKQPHHDISSSSSVAVLDSSVNFDFSQIDISRLQVSPIPSPKIPYRICPNPSAIIWRSRRTRRS, encoded by the exons atggatgTGAAGAAAATAGTAGTGGTTGTAGAAGATGAAGATGCAGCTAGAACAGCTCTAAAATGGGCTCTACTAAACATCATTAGATACGGTGACATAATCACACTTCTTCATGTTTATAATTCCAATTCTAACACAGGATCAAAAGGTAGAAGTAGAAGCAGAGCTCGTGTTCTTCGTCTTAAGGGTTTTCGATTAGCACTTTCATTTCAAGATATTTGCAACAACTATCCaaat ACAAAGGTTGAGATTATTGTGACAGAAGGGGACCAAGAAGGGACAAAGATTGCTGCAACTGTTAGAGAAATTGGTGCTTCTATGCTTGTTCTTGGACTCCATGATCATAGTTTTCTTTACAA ATTTACAATGGCCCATCCCCACAACAATTTGAACTGCAGAGTAGTTGCCATTAAGCAGCCTCATCACgatatatcatcatcatcatcagtagCTGTATTAGACAGTTCAGTCAACTTTGACTTTTCTCAGATTGACATTTCTAGATTACA AGTATCTCCTATCCCTTCACCAAAAATTCCATACAGAATCTGTCCAAATCCATCTGCAATTATTTGGAGATCAAGAAGAACAAGGAGAAGCTGA
- the LOC131594873 gene encoding uncharacterized protein LOC131594873 isoform X1 has product MDVKKIVVVVEDEDAARTALKWALLNIIRYGDIITLLHVYNSNSNTGSKGRSRSRARVLRLKGFRLALSFQDICNNYPNVCMYTKVEIIVTEGDQEGTKIAATVREIGASMLVLGLHDHSFLYKFTMAHPHNNLNCRVVAIKQPHHDISSSSSVAVLDSSVNFDFSQIDISRLQVSPIPSPKIPYRICPNPSAIIWRSRRTRRS; this is encoded by the exons atggatgTGAAGAAAATAGTAGTGGTTGTAGAAGATGAAGATGCAGCTAGAACAGCTCTAAAATGGGCTCTACTAAACATCATTAGATACGGTGACATAATCACACTTCTTCATGTTTATAATTCCAATTCTAACACAGGATCAAAAGGTAGAAGTAGAAGCAGAGCTCGTGTTCTTCGTCTTAAGGGTTTTCGATTAGCACTTTCATTTCAAGATATTTGCAACAACTATCCaaatgtatgtatgtat ACAAAGGTTGAGATTATTGTGACAGAAGGGGACCAAGAAGGGACAAAGATTGCTGCAACTGTTAGAGAAATTGGTGCTTCTATGCTTGTTCTTGGACTCCATGATCATAGTTTTCTTTACAA ATTTACAATGGCCCATCCCCACAACAATTTGAACTGCAGAGTAGTTGCCATTAAGCAGCCTCATCACgatatatcatcatcatcatcagtagCTGTATTAGACAGTTCAGTCAACTTTGACTTTTCTCAGATTGACATTTCTAGATTACA AGTATCTCCTATCCCTTCACCAAAAATTCCATACAGAATCTGTCCAAATCCATCTGCAATTATTTGGAGATCAAGAAGAACAAGGAGAAGCTGA